In Ignavibacteria bacterium, a single genomic region encodes these proteins:
- a CDS encoding T9SS type A sorting domain-containing protein: protein MKSLKSVCLLLFFIISVKTNAQNIFQIQNPTYSPESFNSINFVSVTGWVFGNNGIVLKSTNGGTNFIQQVLPINSDIKGQSQVSAEICYVYDDSGRVFRTLNGGLNWIFNVDFPSEISSLCFISSEKGFASINNSIGLTTNSGLNWIFMYPDTTTIYDFNDIYFINSYTGYIGAINGSTNYAFVFKTTDSGLNWNKFNTGVDALEMNNLYFAENNGWCAGVRFGKLYTMKTSNGGTNWFESHIPNNTSTPNNIYFSNSVTGYVTTNTGVLKSTNSGLDWFLIREVNGVNASSFINESEFFLADYNCSVMKTSDGGQNFDTLLGKHSSSLSRVQSISSNAIWCNGTSYSNWKSSDGGANWIFDNYSKSLKIKFTEFSDNNTGYSIADRGNILRTYNFGSNWNLLYEYSGEIFSLTFIDNYTGWAFSNDSILMTTNGGAHFINIANTNSIIRAVFFDGQNGYGFNGTKLYKSTNSGVTWNQVLNNLIRDFYFINHLTGWVVSEGDSVSSILRTSDGGMNWIQTSTLPVNVQNIKFLNYNIGYLLSYDKIYRSTNGGESWKYIRFPTSLKIFGFDFIDTNSGWMCGENSLIMKLIDGSVIYINNDSENIESIRLSQNYPNPFNSETNISFTLSNDLYTTLKVYDVKGMEIAVIVDKLLNKGRHNVRFKANGLSSGIYFYVLKSGVSIITKKFVLIK from the coding sequence ATGAAATCTTTGAAATCTGTCTGTTTATTGCTTTTTTTCATAATTTCTGTAAAAACAAATGCTCAAAATATTTTTCAGATACAAAACCCTACATATTCTCCCGAATCATTTAATTCAATAAATTTCGTTTCAGTAACAGGATGGGTATTTGGGAACAACGGAATTGTTCTAAAAAGCACCAATGGCGGTACAAATTTTATTCAGCAGGTTTTACCAATAAATTCTGATATAAAAGGGCAAAGCCAGGTTAGTGCAGAGATATGTTATGTATATGATGATTCAGGAAGGGTATTCAGAACTTTAAATGGAGGTTTAAATTGGATATTCAATGTCGATTTTCCCTCAGAGATAAGCAGTCTCTGTTTTATAAGTTCTGAAAAGGGTTTCGCTTCAATAAACAATAGTATAGGACTTACTACTAATAGTGGTCTTAATTGGATTTTCATGTATCCAGATACAACGACTATTTATGATTTCAATGATATATACTTTATTAATTCATATACGGGATATATAGGGGCGATTAATGGCTCTACTAATTACGCTTTTGTGTTTAAAACCACAGATTCCGGCTTAAACTGGAATAAGTTCAATACTGGTGTGGACGCACTTGAGATGAACAATTTGTATTTTGCTGAAAATAATGGTTGGTGTGCAGGTGTTAGGTTTGGTAAACTATATACAATGAAAACATCAAATGGAGGAACAAACTGGTTCGAATCACATATACCAAATAATACATCAACACCAAATAATATCTATTTTTCTAATTCCGTTACAGGATATGTAACAACGAATACAGGGGTTCTTAAATCTACAAATAGCGGTCTGGACTGGTTTTTAATACGAGAAGTAAACGGAGTTAATGCTTCTTCATTCATCAATGAATCGGAATTTTTCTTAGCAGATTATAACTGCAGTGTAATGAAAACAAGTGATGGAGGACAGAATTTTGATACTTTACTTGGGAAACATAGCAGCTCATTAAGCAGGGTGCAATCCATTTCATCAAATGCAATATGGTGTAATGGAACGAGCTACTCAAACTGGAAATCGTCTGATGGCGGTGCAAACTGGATTTTTGATAATTATTCTAAATCTTTAAAAATTAAATTCACGGAGTTTTCGGATAACAACACGGGATATTCAATAGCAGACAGAGGGAACATTTTAAGAACATATAATTTTGGGAGTAACTGGAATCTTTTGTATGAATACTCAGGAGAGATATTCTCACTAACTTTTATCGACAACTATACTGGCTGGGCTTTTTCAAATGATAGCATATTAATGACAACGAATGGAGGGGCTCATTTTATAAATATTGCAAACACAAATTCGATAATTAGAGCTGTGTTCTTTGATGGTCAGAACGGATATGGGTTTAACGGAACAAAACTTTACAAGAGTACAAATTCAGGTGTTACCTGGAATCAGGTTTTGAATAATTTAATAAGGGATTTTTATTTTATTAATCATTTGACCGGCTGGGTGGTGTCTGAAGGGGACTCAGTTTCTTCTATACTAAGAACAAGTGATGGTGGTATGAACTGGATTCAAACCTCAACGTTACCAGTGAATGTTCAAAATATAAAGTTTCTAAACTATAATATAGGTTACTTGTTGTCGTATGATAAAATTTACCGTTCAACTAATGGGGGAGAATCATGGAAGTACATACGTTTTCCAACATCATTAAAAATCTTTGGTTTTGATTTTATAGATACCAATTCAGGATGGATGTGCGGAGAAAATTCACTTATTATGAAATTAATTGACGGGAGTGTAATTTATATTAATAATGATTCTGAAAATATTGAAAGTATAAGACTTTCTCAGAATTACCCAAATCCGTTTAATTCAGAAACAAATATTAGTTTTACACTTTCCAATGATTTATATACAACTCTAAAGGTTTATGACGTAAAGGGAATGGAAATAGCAGTAATAGTCGACAAATTACTTAATAAAGGAAGACATAACGTAAGATTTAAAGCGAATGGACTTTCAAGCGGGATCTATTTCTACGTTTTAAAATCAGGGGTTTCAATAATAACGAAAAAGTTTGTTCTTATTAAATAG
- a CDS encoding methylmalonyl-CoA mutase family protein codes for MKFTSLSGKELDVVYSPEDVSNNDYDTKLGYPGEFPYTRGIHPNMYRGKIWTMRQFAGFGTPEDTNERFKYLLEHGQTGLSTAFDMPTLMGWDADAPLSEGEVGICGVSISSLKDMEILFNGIPLDKVSTSMTINSPAAMVFAFYLAVAEKQDVPFSKLRGTMQNDILKEYIAQKEFIYPPKESMRIITDMIEYCTNEVPQFNPVSVSGYHIREAGSTAAQELAFTLADGFAYVEACLERGMDVDAFAPRISHFFNSHLDFFEEISKFRAARRIYAKRMKDNYGAKNPKSWILRFHTQTAGCSLTAQQPENNIVRTAIEALAAVLGGTQSLHTNSMDETLALPSDKAVKIALRTQQIIAYEHGVINVADPLGGSYYVEKLTDEIEAEAEKYFDMIDAQGGVIACIENGFFQKEIANAAYRYQKELDNKEKIVVGVNDFVEENEKIDIPILQISKSVEEMQVKRLKELKMSRNQKDVKNALDELGKAAQDGRNLMPVILDCACKYVTLGEMISELKEVFGVYHETAVF; via the coding sequence ATGAAGTTCACTTCACTCAGCGGTAAGGAACTTGATGTAGTTTATTCTCCCGAAGACGTTTCAAATAATGATTATGATACTAAACTTGGGTATCCAGGCGAGTTCCCTTATACACGCGGCATTCATCCTAATATGTATCGCGGTAAGATTTGGACTATGAGACAGTTCGCTGGGTTTGGTACACCCGAAGATACCAATGAAAGATTTAAGTATCTTCTCGAACATGGCCAAACAGGTCTTTCTACCGCTTTCGATATGCCTACTCTTATGGGCTGGGATGCAGACGCCCCCCTTTCTGAAGGCGAAGTCGGTATCTGCGGCGTTTCAATTTCTTCTTTGAAAGATATGGAAATTCTTTTCAACGGAATCCCGCTCGATAAGGTTTCTACGTCAATGACTATAAACTCTCCAGCCGCTATGGTATTTGCTTTTTATCTTGCTGTTGCTGAAAAACAAGATGTTCCATTTTCTAAACTTCGCGGTACAATGCAAAACGACATTCTAAAAGAGTACATTGCACAAAAAGAATTTATTTATCCGCCGAAAGAATCTATGAGAATTATAACCGATATGATTGAATATTGTACGAATGAAGTACCTCAGTTTAATCCTGTATCTGTTAGCGGTTATCATATTCGCGAAGCTGGTTCTACCGCAGCTCAGGAACTCGCTTTCACTCTTGCTGATGGCTTTGCTTACGTTGAAGCATGCCTCGAAAGAGGTATGGACGTCGATGCTTTTGCTCCCAGAATATCTCATTTCTTTAATTCACATCTCGACTTCTTTGAAGAAATTTCTAAGTTCAGAGCAGCAAGAAGAATTTATGCCAAAAGAATGAAAGATAATTATGGCGCTAAGAATCCTAAAAGCTGGATACTCAGATTCCATACTCAGACAGCGGGTTGTTCATTAACTGCGCAGCAGCCTGAAAATAATATTGTCAGAACTGCAATCGAAGCCCTTGCTGCTGTTCTCGGAGGTACTCAAAGTCTGCATACTAATTCCATGGATGAAACTCTTGCCTTGCCGTCAGATAAAGCTGTAAAGATTGCTCTCAGAACTCAGCAGATTATTGCATATGAGCACGGTGTTATAAATGTTGCCGATCCGCTCGGAGGAAGCTATTATGTCGAAAAACTAACTGATGAAATCGAAGCCGAAGCAGAAAAATATTTTGATATGATTGACGCTCAGGGAGGTGTTATTGCATGTATTGAGAACGGTTTCTTCCAGAAAGAAATTGCTAATGCTGCATACAGATACCAGAAAGAACTCGATAATAAAGAGAAAATTGTCGTGGGTGTAAACGACTTTGTTGAAGAAAACGAAAAGATTGATATTCCGATTCTCCAGATTTCTAAATCTGTTGAAGAAATGCAGGTAAAGCGATTAAAAGAACTTAAAATGTCTCGAAATCAGAAAGATGTCAAAAATGCTCTTGATGAACTCGGTAAAGCTGCTCAGGATGGCAGAAACCTTATGCCCGTTATTCTCGATTGTGCCTGTAAATATGTTACTCTTGGTGAAATGATTAGCGAACTCAAAGAAGTCTTTGGAGTCTATCACGAAACTGCTGTTTTCTAA
- a CDS encoding PNGase F N-terminal domain-containing protein gives MKIFLILILFSFGFNTGFTQMKIVYGIRNNGKEELNDSIVVYTTKETVQITKPSFRKERQYIDFKSGQTVQMLENGEKGYYAFRKKYETKFHEIAHDYSEILGYPCLKTTLNIRSNKVEVYYTDMAENYGTPLLYIAEIPGLVLKVIRNDNYEIYAKNINTSDDFIKESMIPTNNITELSEGEFQQRLIDSKYKTYEIFRNENLNFISEHINDFTKDVIKTAKGSVVLKKVNLPIMSESTIAIAEVTVRSNGDAYDRTGSLFVIPLTDKRNFAEAFQNGIDVLPKYKNDYEGIVITEEYEPPLELMRFITSFGSGYYGKDNKIGGLDWEDSIVYRLEVTDQLKGLKQSSDAYIGVFVGNWDKGGHIISLRIKYFEETGYQNKVKWVVPLFNTVSYMEMEGQGYMDLFRTDTLKVRAVIPDGLKNIKLKFVTTGHGNDEFTPKVHKIFVDGKEVFNLIPWRTDCASYRENNPASGNFQNGMSSSDYSRSNWCPGIVVTPFEIMLDDVHSGEHEFKLIIPSGENSYWNVSGCLTGE, from the coding sequence ATGAAAATATTTTTAATATTGATCCTTTTCTCATTCGGCTTCAACACAGGGTTTACACAGATGAAGATTGTGTACGGAATAAGGAATAACGGGAAAGAGGAACTGAACGATTCTATTGTTGTTTATACGACAAAAGAAACAGTTCAGATAACAAAGCCGTCGTTCAGGAAGGAGAGGCAGTATATTGATTTCAAATCCGGACAGACGGTTCAAATGCTTGAGAATGGAGAAAAGGGGTATTATGCATTCAGGAAAAAATATGAAACCAAGTTTCATGAAATTGCACATGATTACAGCGAAATATTAGGTTATCCCTGTCTGAAAACAACATTGAATATCCGGTCGAACAAGGTAGAAGTATATTATACAGATATGGCAGAGAATTACGGGACACCATTATTATACATTGCAGAAATACCCGGGCTTGTATTAAAAGTAATCAGAAATGACAATTATGAGATTTATGCGAAGAATATTAATACTTCTGATGATTTTATAAAAGAGTCAATGATTCCAACGAATAATATTACCGAACTAAGCGAAGGAGAATTCCAGCAAAGATTAATTGATAGCAAATACAAAACATACGAGATATTCAGGAATGAAAACCTGAATTTTATTAGTGAGCATATAAATGATTTTACCAAGGATGTAATTAAAACAGCGAAGGGTTCGGTAGTTTTGAAGAAAGTTAATCTACCGATAATGAGCGAAAGCACAATAGCAATTGCAGAAGTGACGGTTCGTTCGAACGGCGATGCATACGACAGGACGGGATCTTTATTTGTAATACCTCTAACGGATAAGAGAAATTTCGCAGAAGCATTTCAAAATGGAATTGATGTACTTCCGAAGTATAAAAACGATTATGAAGGAATAGTAATAACAGAAGAATATGAACCTCCGCTTGAATTAATGAGATTTATAACATCATTCGGGTCGGGTTATTACGGAAAGGATAACAAAATCGGGGGGCTCGATTGGGAGGACTCAATAGTATACAGACTTGAAGTAACAGATCAACTAAAAGGATTAAAACAGAGCAGTGATGCTTATATAGGTGTGTTTGTAGGGAACTGGGATAAAGGAGGACATATAATAAGTTTACGAATAAAATATTTCGAGGAAACAGGATATCAAAATAAAGTTAAGTGGGTGGTGCCATTATTCAATACAGTAAGTTATATGGAAATGGAAGGGCAGGGATATATGGATTTATTCAGGACGGACACATTAAAAGTAAGAGCAGTAATACCCGACGGGCTCAAGAATATAAAATTAAAATTTGTGACAACGGGACACGGCAATGATGAATTTACTCCTAAAGTACATAAGATTTTTGTTGACGGTAAAGAAGTATTTAATTTAATTCCATGGAGGACGGATTGTGCAAGTTACAGAGAAAACAATCCTGCATCAGGAAACTTTCAAAATGGAATGTCATCTTCTGATTACAGCAGATCCAACTGGTGTCCCGGGATTGTAGTAACACCCTTTGAGATAATGCTTGATGATGTACATTCAGGTGAGCATGAATTTAAGTTGATAATACCTTCCGGAGAGAACAGTTACTGGAATGTATCCGGTTGTTTGACGGGTGAATAG
- a CDS encoding sterol desaturase family protein: MSKRLFVSNRNESVRLFKNNFLEYFSHIHPATPVVVYVPLVIIISYFGLQRTSIGSYALLFIAGLALWTLFEYVMHRFVFHYQPKSEVGKKVHFLAHGVHHDYPRDRTRLVMPLLVSIPLAVIHYFAFSLIFGYNYFLAVLSGYIIGYVLYDTIHFATHHWKMTSPLGKFLKEYHLKHHYVAPDTAYGVSNPLWDYVFFTVPVKEKAAEPIE; this comes from the coding sequence ATGTCAAAAAGGCTTTTTGTATCTAACAGGAATGAATCAGTCAGATTATTCAAGAATAATTTTCTTGAATATTTTTCACATATACATCCTGCAACACCTGTCGTGGTCTATGTGCCCCTTGTTATTATAATTTCCTATTTCGGTTTGCAGAGAACTTCCATCGGGTCGTATGCCCTTCTCTTTATTGCCGGCTTGGCTCTATGGACTTTGTTTGAATACGTTATGCATAGATTTGTTTTTCATTATCAGCCAAAATCAGAAGTAGGTAAGAAGGTTCATTTTCTTGCTCATGGCGTTCATCACGATTATCCCAGAGATAGAACCAGACTCGTTATGCCTCTGCTCGTAAGCATTCCTTTAGCAGTTATTCATTATTTTGCATTCTCACTTATATTCGGATATAATTATTTCCTTGCCGTACTCTCTGGATACATAATTGGTTATGTTCTTTATGATACTATTCATTTTGCGACCCACCATTGGAAAATGACAAGTCCGCTTGGCAAATTTTTAAAAGAATATCATTTAAAACATCATTACGTCGCACCCGATACTGCCTACGGAGTTAGTAATCCGTTATGGGATTATGTGTTTTTCACTGTTCCTGTTAAAGAAAAAGCAGCCGAGCCAATTGAATAA
- the mutL gene encoding DNA mismatch repair endonuclease MutL yields the protein MSNKIKILPQVLYNKIAAGEVVGRPEAVVKELVENSIDAGASEIIVIIKDAGKGLIQVIDNGSGMSEDDAVVAFQRHSTSKIETYEDLENIQTLGFRGEALASIAAISQVELKTRTSNDEVGSLVRIDGNEIIEVSKVNTDIGTSISVKNLFYNTPGRRNFLKSNQTEYRHIYETFVRQVVSNPEIEFKLFNNDELVFNLKTADLFGRLKDIFTDDFSKSLIQVNAEGAFIKVNGFISKPGFTRKSKQDQFFYLNNRFFTSKNLNFAVYSGYDDLIEKGNYPSFFLFIDIDPTKVDVNVHPSKLEVKFEDESAIFGFLRKVVKDNLRASNITFDIGFGNDKSLGKVPDTLEHKNYNLNIPDNKSFSSSPSTRGTTAIHSIFEASKKDDADFGNENVNLIPDETEVDNRKDVFEHTKKDTDEKFNVWQYQNKYIMCETDAGLMIIDQHAAHERILYEKALMRLNSNSSFSQQLLIPIKIQLTKVDYQLAKSLQDEIHNLGFALKFTVNDVVEIKGIPSDVKPGNENKIFQELIDQYKEYEVSLHLEKRDNLAKSFSCRNAVKSGERLQTQEMINLIDSLFAAELPYVCPHGRPTVIRLSTEELDKRFSRT from the coding sequence TTGAGCAATAAAATAAAAATACTCCCGCAGGTGCTGTACAATAAAATTGCAGCAGGTGAAGTAGTCGGCAGACCCGAAGCTGTTGTGAAAGAACTTGTGGAAAATTCTATAGACGCTGGAGCATCTGAAATTATTGTAATCATAAAAGATGCAGGCAAAGGCTTAATTCAGGTAATTGATAACGGTTCGGGTATGTCTGAAGATGATGCAGTGGTAGCTTTCCAAAGACATTCAACCAGTAAAATCGAAACATACGAAGACCTTGAAAATATACAGACTCTCGGTTTCAGAGGCGAAGCGCTTGCTTCTATTGCCGCTATATCACAAGTTGAACTTAAAACGCGTACATCAAACGATGAAGTGGGCTCTCTCGTAAGGATTGACGGAAATGAAATTATAGAAGTTTCAAAAGTTAATACCGATATAGGTACTTCTATATCAGTGAAGAATTTATTCTATAACACCCCGGGCAGAAGGAATTTTCTGAAATCAAACCAGACGGAATACAGGCATATTTACGAAACCTTTGTCAGACAGGTTGTGTCAAACCCTGAAATCGAGTTTAAACTTTTTAACAACGATGAACTTGTATTTAACTTAAAGACTGCTGATTTATTCGGACGCCTTAAAGATATTTTTACAGATGATTTCAGCAAATCCCTTATTCAAGTTAATGCTGAAGGAGCATTTATTAAAGTAAACGGATTCATCTCTAAACCGGGATTTACAAGAAAATCAAAGCAAGACCAGTTCTTTTATCTTAATAATAGATTCTTCACCAGCAAAAATCTTAATTTTGCTGTTTATTCCGGTTACGATGATTTAATCGAGAAAGGAAATTACCCTTCTTTCTTTCTGTTCATTGATATAGACCCGACAAAGGTTGATGTTAACGTTCATCCGTCTAAGCTTGAAGTTAAGTTTGAAGATGAAAGCGCTATTTTCGGTTTCTTGAGAAAAGTTGTTAAAGATAATCTTCGGGCAAGTAATATTACTTTTGATATTGGTTTCGGAAATGATAAATCTCTTGGTAAAGTTCCCGATACTCTTGAACATAAGAATTATAATCTTAACATTCCCGATAATAAAAGTTTCTCTTCCTCCCCTTCTACAAGAGGAACAACTGCTATACACAGCATATTCGAGGCTTCAAAGAAAGATGATGCCGATTTCGGAAACGAAAATGTGAATTTAATTCCTGATGAAACAGAGGTTGATAATCGAAAAGATGTTTTTGAGCATACAAAGAAAGATACTGACGAAAAATTTAACGTATGGCAGTACCAGAATAAGTACATAATGTGTGAAACTGATGCCGGCCTCATGATTATTGACCAGCACGCGGCTCACGAAAGGATACTCTATGAAAAGGCACTGATGAGGCTTAACTCAAATTCATCTTTTTCCCAGCAGTTGTTAATACCTATAAAAATTCAACTTACAAAAGTTGATTACCAGCTGGCTAAATCACTGCAGGATGAAATTCATAATCTTGGCTTCGCCTTAAAATTTACCGTTAATGATGTTGTTGAAATTAAAGGTATTCCCTCTGATGTGAAACCCGGAAATGAGAACAAAATATTTCAGGAATTAATAGACCAGTATAAAGAATACGAAGTCAGTTTGCATCTCGAAAAACGTGATAATCTTGCAAAATCTTTCTCTTGTAGAAATGCCGTTAAATCAGGTGAAAGATTGCAGACTCAAGAAATGATTAACCTTATTGATTCTCTTTTTGCCGCAGAACTGCCCTATGTATGCCCGCACGGAAGACCAACTGTCATTAGACTTTCAACTGAAGAACTTGATAAGAGATTTTCTAGAACTTAA
- the ftsY gene encoding signal recognition particle-docking protein FtsY encodes MSFLDKIGFNKLKDGLTKTKDDLFGKINRLVYAKKKIDDDFLIELEEILLSSDVGYDTVETILNSIKERAKTDKYENDDELNNLISEEVKKIFANSTSQFKTFDFSIAQKPFVIMVVGVNGVGKTTSIGKLAHNFKKTGKSVLIGSADTFRAAANEQLEIWAKRAGVDIIQNPSTKDPASVAYDTISAAVSRNVDVVIIDTAGRLHNKSHLMEELKKVKRVMQKVIPDTPNETFIVIDATTGQNGLNQVKEFANALGEVTGIILTKLDGTAKGGIVIKINNELKIPVRFIGVGEQIDDLQVFDSDDFVKAIFEK; translated from the coding sequence ATGTCTTTTTTAGACAAGATTGGATTCAATAAGCTAAAGGACGGATTAACAAAAACAAAAGATGACCTGTTCGGAAAAATTAACAGACTTGTTTACGCTAAGAAGAAGATTGACGATGATTTTTTGATCGAACTCGAAGAAATCCTCTTATCATCAGACGTTGGTTACGATACAGTTGAAACTATTCTTAACAGCATTAAAGAACGAGCTAAAACCGATAAGTATGAGAATGATGATGAGCTTAATAACTTAATTAGCGAAGAAGTAAAAAAGATTTTTGCAAATTCAACATCTCAATTTAAAACATTCGATTTCTCGATAGCCCAAAAACCGTTTGTCATTATGGTTGTCGGTGTAAACGGTGTTGGGAAAACTACTTCAATCGGAAAACTCGCTCATAACTTCAAGAAAACCGGCAAATCTGTACTTATCGGCTCTGCAGATACTTTCAGAGCGGCTGCAAACGAACAGCTTGAAATATGGGCAAAGCGTGCGGGTGTCGACATTATTCAGAATCCTTCTACAAAAGACCCTGCATCTGTAGCTTACGATACTATCTCTGCAGCGGTTTCAAGAAATGTTGATGTGGTAATTATCGATACTGCAGGAAGACTTCATAACAAATCTCATTTGATGGAAGAACTTAAAAAAGTTAAACGAGTTATGCAAAAAGTTATTCCGGATACACCGAATGAAACGTTTATCGTAATCGATGCGACAACAGGTCAAAACGGTCTCAATCAAGTCAAAGAATTTGCTAATGCGCTTGGTGAAGTTACAGGTATTATACTCACCAAGCTCGATGGCACTGCAAAGGGCGGTATTGTCATTAAAATAAATAACGAGCTAAAAATCCCCGTTAGATTTATCGGTGTGGGCGAACAGATTGATGACCTTCAGGTTTTTGATAGCGATGATTTTGTAAAAGCCATTTTTGAGAAATAA
- a CDS encoding acyl-CoA dehydrogenase family protein codes for MDFRLSENQLETQKLARDFAQKEIAPVVMKYDEPQEFPHEIAKKLGEMGFLGITFPEEYGGANLSTLEYALIIEEISRVDPSVGLIVASHNGLCTNHICSFGNDEQKKKYLPDLVTGKKYGAWGLTENVSGSDAVSMASFAEKKGDKYILNGSKMFITQGTVAGTYVITAITAKIEGKNKISAFILEPRTKGFRVGKKENKLGMRASDTAELIFENVEIPAENLIGVEHEGFKQVMKILDGGRIAIAALSLGLAQGALDASIKYSKQRKQFGKTLSEFQATQFKLAEMQTEIEASRLLTYKAAAMKDAGENINMAASMAKLFASEVAVRASNEAVQIHGGYGFIKEFPVEKLYRDVKLLTIGEGTSEVQRMIIAKNLTKE; via the coding sequence ATGGACTTTAGACTATCGGAGAATCAGTTAGAAACGCAAAAACTTGCTAGAGACTTTGCTCAAAAAGAAATCGCCCCTGTTGTTATGAAATACGATGAACCGCAGGAATTCCCTCACGAAATAGCAAAGAAACTCGGCGAGATGGGATTTCTCGGAATAACCTTTCCCGAAGAATACGGAGGTGCAAATTTAAGCACACTCGAGTACGCTTTGATTATTGAAGAGATATCAAGAGTGGATCCCTCTGTTGGTCTGATTGTTGCCTCTCATAATGGTCTCTGTACTAACCATATTTGTTCTTTTGGAAATGATGAACAGAAAAAGAAATACCTTCCCGACCTTGTTACTGGTAAGAAATACGGAGCGTGGGGTCTTACTGAGAACGTCTCAGGGAGCGACGCTGTATCTATGGCAAGTTTTGCAGAGAAAAAGGGCGATAAATATATTTTAAACGGCAGCAAGATGTTCATTACTCAAGGTACTGTTGCCGGAACGTACGTTATTACTGCCATTACAGCAAAAATAGAAGGTAAAAACAAGATTTCTGCTTTCATTCTTGAACCGAGAACTAAAGGATTTAGAGTCGGAAAGAAAGAAAACAAGCTCGGTATGAGAGCCTCTGATACGGCTGAACTGATTTTTGAAAATGTTGAAATCCCTGCAGAGAACCTTATCGGCGTTGAGCATGAAGGTTTTAAGCAGGTGATGAAGATTCTCGACGGAGGAAGGATTGCTATCGCCGCTCTTTCACTCGGTCTTGCGCAAGGTGCACTTGATGCAAGTATAAAATATTCTAAACAAAGAAAACAGTTCGGTAAAACTCTTAGTGAGTTCCAGGCAACTCAGTTTAAACTCGCAGAAATGCAGACAGAAATTGAAGCCTCAAGACTTCTTACATACAAAGCAGCTGCTATGAAAGACGCAGGAGAAAACATAAACATGGCTGCCTCAATGGCAAAACTCTTCGCGAGTGAGGTTGCCGTTAGAGCCTCAAACGAAGCAGTACAAATTCACGGCGGATATGGCTTCATAAAAGAATTCCCAGTGGAAAAACTTTACCGCGATGTTAAACTTCTAACTATTGGTGAAGGTACTTCTGAAGTTCAAAGAATGATTATTGCAAAGAACTTAACAAAAGAATAA